A genomic window from Bacillota bacterium includes:
- a CDS encoding 50S ribosomal protein L25 codes for MQETPLLNLEMREEIGGGKVNKLRLKGYIPAIIYGKGMDSLPVKIKLPDLRTALSKYGRNTIFNANLPGQNSFPIVIKEIQNDIITGEMIHADLQKISLTEVRRAEVPVRIYGRELLEASQMIVIQQMDEIMVKCLPQDTPQFIKLDVSKMTSGDSITAGQIELPEGVTLDSDPDQIVAIVTEVKDVVEETEKGETEEETIGGDES; via the coding sequence ATGCAAGAAACGCCGTTGCTAAATTTAGAAATGAGAGAGGAAATAGGTGGAGGAAAGGTTAATAAACTAAGACTTAAAGGATATATTCCTGCAATTATATATGGTAAGGGAATGGATAGTCTACCGGTAAAAATAAAATTACCCGATTTAAGGACAGCACTTTCCAAATATGGCAGGAATACTATATTTAATGCAAATTTACCAGGGCAAAATAGTTTTCCCATAGTTATTAAGGAAATACAAAATGATATAATTACAGGGGAAATGATACATGCAGATCTACAAAAGATTTCACTGACTGAAGTAAGACGTGCGGAAGTACCTGTTAGAATCTATGGCCGTGAATTGTTAGAGGCCTCTCAAATGATAGTGATTCAGCAAATGGATGAAATAATGGTTAAATGTCTTCCACAAGATACCCCGCAGTTTATTAAACTTGATGTTTCCAAGATGACATCAGGTGACAGTATTACTGCAGGACAGATTGAGCTTCCGGAGGGGGTTACTCTTGACAGTGACCCTGACCAAATTGTTGCAATAGTAACGGAAGTTAAAGATGTTGTAGAGGAAACTGAAAAGGGTGAAACTGAAGAAGAGACAATAGGCGGTGATGAGTCGTAA